GGCGATAGCTCCGAAGTGGTGAGATTACTGGGTCGGGGAGACTGGCGGCGTCCCACTGCTGTTTCTTTCGGTAGACGTCCATACTACCATCTTCGAGCGAGATCTCCTCCCACCGGACCCCACGCCGGCGTGGATCGTTCGGGTCCCGGAGCAGTTCACCGACACGGACAGCTGTGTATGCGAGAACGAACACGAGGGCGCGGTCACGGGCCACCTTCAGCGTCGCGTAGCGCGCTCGCTGCTTGTCGAGGGGGTCAGTATCCTCCGGAAGTGTCGTGTACGCCTCGACGGCGTCGCGGGCCCGTTCGTCGACGTGACGGGTGAGCACGTGGCGCTGCTCGGATGTCCAGGCCTGCTGGTCGCCGGGCTTGCGGCCATCATCCTCCGGCAGCGGCGCCATCGCACTCGCCCGCTGTGCGTAGTGCGCCTTGAGATATCCTTCGTTGACACACCAGCCACACCACGCAGAGATATAGCGGTAATAGGTTTGTACAGTATTCTGCTTGAGTCCCCGATCGCCGGCGAGATGCCGGGCATACTCCCGGAAGACGCGTTCGTCGAGGTCCTCGAAGATCGGCTCGCGGTCGACATCGTCCGGTACGATTCCAATCCAGTCGTCGCTGCCGCGGTCGCCGGCGGCCCACTCTGCGAACCGCTCGAGCTCGCGCGCAGCGTTGCGTCGATAGTTCCCGCCGTCGCCACCGCGGCCTTTCCCCTTGTCCTGAAGGTAGCGCTCAAGGGAACCCTCGAGTGACTGATCAGCGCGGTCTCGGGGTGTCATGGTTCCTCGTTCGCGTACTGGTACGTCGGACGGACGTCCTTGAGGAGCTCTTCGACAATTTCCCAGAGAATCAGGGAGGGAGTCTCGTGTTCGAATGTGATTCCCCAGCGGTCCTCTGTATCGGCGACTGAGTACTGGAAATGCGTCCGTCCCAGATCGGGATGGTCTTCGTCCTGATGCCAGCCAGCGTGAAAGCCCGTGTTCGGGTCGGTGTAGTTGATACGGAACCAATCGTGTGGCTCCTGTCGATACCACTTGACGGTCAATTCCGGCGAATCAGGGCCCGTTGGGGGATCTAGGCGAGCCGGATCGAAAGTCGCCCGCAGCTGTTTTGCCTCGATATCGTCTGGAACGTACTCAACGGCCGTGATCTGTGGCACGCGGTCAAGGACGTCTCGCTTTAGCTGGGCGTAAAGGTTCGCGTTCGGATCACCACCTGGATGCGGGACCGACATCCGTTAGCTGCTAGCCTCGGCAGGCTCTGTCGTCGGCGCGAGGAAGTCCCATTCGCGGATGGCGAAGCCAACGATCTGGATACGCCGTTGAAGGTGCTCCCACTCGCGGGCAATCTCACGACGACGGTCTTCCTCGTCACCGTCGAGGGACTCGTCAGCGAGCGTCCCACGAAGCTGATTCGGTGATTCAACGCCGAATTCATCCTCCCAGTCGCGAATCTGCGTCTTCATATCGGCGAGCCGGTCCGTAAGCTCCTCGACAGTGTGTCCGCTATCTCGGAGGCGCATCGCCTCCTGCATCGCTTGGCGGCGGTAATCAGGATAATACGTTGTGTGAGTCCCACTGTCGTCACGGTGGAGGATGCTGTCGTCGACGAGTCGCTCGAGGACGCGCTTAGTTGGTTCGTGTGACCAGCCCGCTTCGGAGGCGATCCAGTTGGCCGTCTGTGGCTCCGACAGCTGCCGAGCAATCATCCGCACGCGGTCTTCACCCGTGGTCTGGCGTTCCCTCAGACCCTCGGAGTTCGATTCATCTTCGGTCATACAACATCGTTCGGGCTTTGTCTTAATATAGGTTGAGGTCATTAGTTCTATATGGAATCCGCTTCTTCGCCATCGCCCGATCTCAGCAGAGGATAGCCAGAGCAAACTCGGAGCCCGGTCCTTGCGGCTCTACCCCGGGGGAAGCGCCGTCGTGAGGCGGTTGCAGCATTCGTGCTTCACCGACGGCGTCGGGGTACTTCAAAGTGGTCGTGATTACGGGCATAATCAGGACCACCAGTGACAGAAGTCTCATAACCATTTTTCCTATGATAGAAGGGTTCTATCCCCCCGAAATTCGGATTTGGCCAACGGTATAAATCATATGCCGCTATACCAAAGCCGCGACCGCCGTTCGGACCCGGTTCCGAGAATAATCGCGAGACTGCAAGCAGATGGCTTGCTACACAATCTGCATAATGTACAATGCGCACGAAATCTGAATGATGAGGGAAATCACCCAAATCCAATGTTAGTCGTTCGTAGCTTGCTCGCTCAGCATCTCCACAACTTCCTGAACACGTTCCTCATCGGCTTCGATACCACGCTCCCGGAGGATCTGGAGGGCGACCTCATCACCGTGGTCCGCAATTACCCGGAGACACGCATCTTGAAACTCTCTTCCCTCAAATTCGGGAACATCAAACATAGAGCACGCAGCAGTTACCGATGATCGCATCCGGGTGACGCCATCCCACGTGTCCTCCCGGACATAGAAGCCGTGCATATCGGTCTCATCAAAGGAGAAGGCCGGTCCACCGGTGGATTCGTCCACATCCTCCTCATCCTGCTCAGGAATGGACTCAGTCTCCGACTCTGTGTCCTCAGTAGTTATCTCTTCATCCGGTTGCGGTTCATCCTGGGTGTCAGTACGTTCGTCGTCATCCGATTCGGCTCCTTCCTCCGTTTGTTTGAGCTGTTCAGCGACGTCCCCGAAACGGTCGTCCTCATTAGGCATGGCTGTGTTCCTCCACGAGGTCCGCTAAGTGGTCGAAATTCGGGATCTGGTCGCAATCTTCGTCGAACTCCGAGACCGGCATTCCTTGCTTGAAGGCGCGGGAAATTGCGGTCCGTTCGCGAATCCCTGGCTTCGGAATACTATCGATGGTGCGTCCCGAATCATCGAGGGCATCGAAGACCTCCGGGTCCACACGAGCGTACTCGGGGACGAATGAACCGAACTCCCGGTTGAGATTTTCAACGAGAGTCCGATGCTCGTTGCGTTGTCCCATTGTTTCGCGAATCATATTCGGAGTGACTGCGAGGATATCCAACCCGATATTCTGCCGGATTGGGGAGATCTGGCGTTCAATCATCTTATTGAGGCCGTTGATCGAGCCAGCACGCGGGATTAGCGGGATTATGACGCGCTGGACGGCGATGAGGGCGTTGTCGGAGAGTTTCCCACGGCCGCCTGCGGCATCAATTATCACGTAGTCGTATCCGTTTTGAATGAGCGGATCGACAACGTTCCGCCGAAGCTTCACGTCTGCGAACCGTTCGTCCTTCAGCCTCGTCTCAACATTCTCGAGCTCGTTACTCGACGGGAGGAGGTGAACGCCGAAGTCCGTCTCGATAAGCAGGTCTTCGGGGTCCTCACCATCGATAAGGGTGTCACCGAGGTTCGCATCTCGGTCGTACGCATCGTCGTATCCCAACTGGGTCGTCATGTGCCCGTCCTTATCCAGATCCAATAGTACCGTCTCATGGCCACGAGCAGCGAGTCGATCAGCGATGTTGAGCGCGATCGTGGATTTCCCTACCCCTCCCTTGAGCAACGAGACAGCTGCTCCGGGGAGCCCTTCAAACTCGTCAGCACTCATAGCTCAGCACCCCGTAAGAAGCGGATTTTGTACATTTTGTAGGTAATGTACATTGGGTAGATGTTGAAGGTTGCGCGAGTTTTGTCGATAATGTACGTTTTACACTGGTCATACGCGGTCAATGAAGCTCGTCCATCTTAATTCTGTGTCAGACAGATTGCGTACGCCATCTACACAATCTACATTTTGTACATTACGTAGATTGTTGGCACAATCTCAATTGGCATAATCACCGTCGACCCTACGCAATCTACATAATTTAGATTATCAGCATTTCATACGTATTCATCGCAATCTTTGCCACCCACACGAACCAATTGAAGAAGCCCAATTTGCATTACCTACATTATCCACATTATGCAGATTGGCTATGATATCTACATTCTTCAGTCATTCAATGGGAGAGTCCTGAGTGATAGAACTCAGACAGAGCCGTTCTACCCCGTCCTCTAGTAAGACTTTTAACTGTTGCCGGATTATTGGTAACCACCAGATGTACGAGGTTCTCGACGACACCGCGGCGCAGGTCATCCTCACCATCGAGAGTGGAGACTCCATCCGCCGTGTCGCCCAACACCTCCACACGCCCTACGAGACGGTGAGACAAGCCGTCAATCGGCTGGAAGACGCAGGCTACGTTTCCTATGACGACGGCCTCACTGTCGTCGACGAGCGCGTACGCGACGCGGCGCTCGAGCTCGTCGCTGCCAGCGCTGGCGTCAGTCCACCCTCCATCGAGGAAACGTACGTCATCCCACAGTTCGGTGACTGGCCGTTCGCGTTCACGCGGATCGACGCCGTCTACGTGTGGACTCAGGGCGGCTACCAGGTTGGTCGCGAGCCCGACGACTATCCATTGTTCCTCGCTGTTCGTGAGCAGGACGTCGACGCCTGGGAGGGGTTCTTCGAGTCCTTCGACCTCCCGACCGCATTCGAACGACAGCCCCGAGACGAGCTTAACAGACCGCTACAGATGGTCCTCGAGCCACGCCCGTCACTCGACATCGAATACGTCGAGGGGTACCCGGTGATACCGAGAGCAGAGACGATCGAGTACATGCGCGAGAACTACGCCCAGTTCCAGTCGGCGCTGGCGATGCTCGACCGGATGTACGAGGACCTCGACCTCGGCGTCACGTATCGAGGGACCGAACGGGCGCAGCCATGAGCTTCAACAACCGAAGTGACGCGCTCATCGAACTGCTCGAAGAGCTCACCAAAGAGGGCCACGAGTACGTTCTTGTTGGCGGCTACGCTGTCTCAGCGTTCAATGCTCGCTTCTCCACGGACCTCGATATCGTCGTCGCGCCGGATTCCAAAGCTGACTTCGTCGAGTTCCTCGAACAGCGGGGATTCGAGAAAACGGACAGCCACGCCAAAGGATGGTTCTACGACACCGAAGTAATCGAGTACGAGAAGCGGCTCACGCCGCAGCAGCCGATCGGCTTCGATCTCCTGGTGAACGGACTCGGGTGTCGCCAGACGGAGGCACAGTGGTCGTTCGACTACCTGTAC
This genomic stretch from Halomarina ordinaria harbors:
- a CDS encoding phage integrase SAM-like domain-containing protein, producing the protein MTPRDRADQSLEGSLERYLQDKGKGRGGDGGNYRRNAARELERFAEWAAGDRGSDDWIGIVPDDVDREPIFEDLDERVFREYARHLAGDRGLKQNTVQTYYRYISAWCGWCVNEGYLKAHYAQRASAMAPLPEDDGRKPGDQQAWTSEQRHVLTRHVDERARDAVEAYTTLPEDTDPLDKQRARYATLKVARDRALVFVLAYTAVRVGELLRDPNDPRRRGVRWEEISLEDGSMDVYRKKQQWDAASLPDPVISPLRSYRQLMDPPTERWPVFPTFDQRTLAELVREELAERGERPEAITEYRDEYARDLLLALDQDIRPPSITTDGARSILQRLSEAAEIDIDHPKHDYLAPHGGRRGMGEVLVRAFGYTVAARYLDNSEEMVRERYSHIEAGELGDVATEALNEIDSLT
- a CDS encoding ParA family protein codes for the protein MSADEFEGLPGAAVSLLKGGVGKSTIALNIADRLAARGHETVLLDLDKDGHMTTQLGYDDAYDRDANLGDTLIDGEDPEDLLIETDFGVHLLPSSNELENVETRLKDERFADVKLRRNVVDPLIQNGYDYVIIDAAGGRGKLSDNALIAVQRVIIPLIPRAGSINGLNKMIERQISPIRQNIGLDILAVTPNMIRETMGQRNEHRTLVENLNREFGSFVPEYARVDPEVFDALDDSGRTIDSIPKPGIRERTAISRAFKQGMPVSEFDEDCDQIPNFDHLADLVEEHSHA
- a CDS encoding helix-turn-helix domain-containing protein yields the protein MYEVLDDTAAQVILTIESGDSIRRVAQHLHTPYETVRQAVNRLEDAGYVSYDDGLTVVDERVRDAALELVAASAGVSPPSIEETYVIPQFGDWPFAFTRIDAVYVWTQGGYQVGREPDDYPLFLAVREQDVDAWEGFFESFDLPTAFERQPRDELNRPLQMVLEPRPSLDIEYVEGYPVIPRAETIEYMRENYAQFQSALAMLDRMYEDLDLGVTYRGTERAQP
- a CDS encoding DUF7342 family protein, which translates into the protein MTSTYIKTKPERCCMTEDESNSEGLRERQTTGEDRVRMIARQLSEPQTANWIASEAGWSHEPTKRVLERLVDDSILHRDDSGTHTTYYPDYRRQAMQEAMRLRDSGHTVEELTDRLADMKTQIRDWEDEFGVESPNQLRGTLADESLDGDEEDRRREIAREWEHLQRRIQIVGFAIREWDFLAPTTEPAEASS
- a CDS encoding nucleotidyltransferase family protein — protein: MSFNNRSDALIELLEELTKEGHEYVLVGGYAVSAFNARFSTDLDIVVAPDSKADFVEFLEQRGFEKTDSHAKGWFYDTEVIEYEKRLTPQQPIGFDLLVNGLGCRQTEAQWSFDYLYDHSHQQEVSGGTVTTTARVIDGAVLVAAKLHSGRETDLRDVLAVAEEIDLDAVTPHLRRGNDNALREQLERGLEILESDELKHGFRSDFGASAVSEETVTALQEYLSAQIDHLS